The following coding sequences are from one Culex quinquefasciatus strain JHB chromosome 1, VPISU_Cqui_1.0_pri_paternal, whole genome shotgun sequence window:
- the LOC119771256 gene encoding uncharacterized protein LOC119771256 encodes MEALPEELLLIIFSFFSWNELKILSLVNRRWYRLTGTASLIAGTYLCLSKVRPNNKLRANEDSYIDRQLLVDSHRQYESVSIEIFFTEDILIKKTLLGILLETCLSRWSVKTLRITGQYEHLVLFLQSYGYCFAELLELEIVLEQFEDSQHYQVGEHEPKICLLDLRQLQNLNWRERSLPSRSCQMPHSFTFTVPRLKNLRVNRLVLHEDNLMMFDCTALRTAHLNCYSLLGSSMFDSDILNLKQLTIDGYAFKDHELADSSRLLKNLIWLNLTRPAPEDLRIVSRYAKELKSLKLAVLQEAISIEFLMTQQLYELHLESIELLPTATPIDCPNLCKLTLLRIKCSTTLQLNAPKLDALIAEETVFKFLRLRDYHVVRRLGILRGYKAQEITIPEFPNVNQLNLKWLPGTSKRKRSLGFRTTRVTKLTVLNSSIEDSLDDILKELPNVEVLHLHSGSNLPNKIEATHLKKLLITNCETRYSVLKAPPQLEWLRLYDVQRDPYGVGWFDPLGDPRNCFELAPSKRFLPLVVNVSEPFNGGKIRHSTLGYRFVGNDKMLAW; translated from the exons ATGGAAGCTTTACCGGAGGAACTTTTGTTGATCATATTTTCCTTCTTTTCATGGAACGAATTAAAGATACTTTCGCTGGTCAATCGCCGCTGGTATCGCCTCACCGGAACTGCATCCTTAATCGCTGGCACCTATCTTTGCCTGTCCAAGGTGAGACCAAACAACAAACTTCGAGCGAACGAGGATTCCTATATCGATCGTCAGTTGCTGGTCGATAGCCATCGACAGTACGAGTCCGTATCTATCGAGATCTTCTTCACGGAAGACATCCTCATAAAAAAGACACTTTTGGGAATACTTTTGGAAACCTGCCTCAGTCGATGGTCAGTGAAAACCCTTCGGATTACGGGTCAGTACGAGCACTTGGTACTGTTCCTGCAGAGTTACGGTTATTGTTTTGCTGAACTGCTGGAACTGGAAATCGTGCTGGAACAGTTTGAAGATTCGCAGCACTACCAAGTTGGCGAACACGAGCCTAAAATATGCTTGCTTGACCTACGCCAATTACAAAACCTGAACTGGAGAGAGAGATCGCTGCCCAGTCGCAGTTGTCAAATGCCTCACTCGTTTACATTTACTGTACCGAGACTTAAAAACCTTCGCGTTAATCGATTAGTGCTTCATGAAGACAACCTGATGATGTTCGACTGCACAGCTCTTCGGACAGCACATCTGAATTGTTACAGTCTGCTTGGGAGCAGTATGTTCGACTCGGATATCTTAAACTTGAAACAGCTTACGATTGATGGTTATGCCTTCAAGGATCACGAGTTAGCTGACAGTAGTCGTCTTTTGAAGAATCTAATCTGGCTGAATCTGACAAGACCTGCTCCAGAGGATCTGCGAATCGTATCTCGATACGCCAAAGAGTTGAAAAGTCTGAAACTAGCTGTTTTACAAGAAGCCATCTCAATAGAATTTCTTATGACGCAGCAACTTTACGAACTTCATCTGGAATCGATAGAATTGCTACCGACCGCAACGCCCATTGACTGCCCTAATCTTTGCAAGCTGACCCTTTTGCGCATAAAGTGTTCAACCACTCTGCAGCTCAACGCCCCTAAACTTGACGCGTTGATCGCGGAAGAAACAGTGTTCAAGTTTCTACGCCTTCGGGACTACCACGTGGTCCGTCGATTGGGCATTCTGCGCGGCTACAAAGCACAGGAAATCACCATTCCAGAGTTCCCAAATGTCAACCAACTGAATCTGAAGTGGTTACCCGGCACATCGAAACGAAAGCGATCGCTTGGTTTCCGCACAACCCGAGTCACGAAGTTGACCGTACTGAACTCATCCATTGAGGATTCGTTGGACGATATTTTAAAAGAGTTGCCTAATGTCGAAGTCCTACATTTGCATTCGGGATCTAATCTACCGAATAAAATCGAGGCAACTCATCTAAAG AAACTTCTCATCACCAACTGTGAAACAAGGTACAGCGTTCTGAAGGCTCCACCCCAGCTTGAATGGTTACGGCTATACGACGTTCAACGAGATCCGTACGGAGTTGGATGGTTCGATCCACTCGGCGATCCGAGAAATTGCTTCGAGTTAGCCCCCTCCAAACGGTTCCTTCCCTTGGTGGTTAACGTTTCGGAACCTTTCAACGGAGGAAAAATCCGCCATTCAACGCTTGGCTATCGTTTCGTTGGAAATGATAAAATGTTAGCATGGTGA